A stretch of the Hyperolius riggenbachi isolate aHypRig1 chromosome 11, aHypRig1.pri, whole genome shotgun sequence genome encodes the following:
- the LOC137537818 gene encoding uncharacterized protein, translating into MSAADSDSGLQMERLFRKITEFIFIQLKYNEEVDDWIAKMRKCIRQEIDCIFKSQGTFDHYLSCMTTITSESDLKKRLLGSLPPVLYGLLEVNILSQSRKKEIVQWRSQLQETEENVQSLTSQLHDMESSIQVMRADRDQLMIDISDREAAIKSLEKDAERNREAHHRLKQDFEELQQQYFKIKQAGRFDRTSSPGPPILTPYDPKWQGMLDRMEAVCKTMNTMIDDSTRVPKDRHLDSSPERDMQMRAPRYDDSHKGHDSLADIDSDELEADERKRESSPIPRRGKGTYRGDSNRGNDQYPQEKQSSASIIKFLNTAVPKFTKKGSAQIASHLELYESTMDSLTSLAVTPLNLSEADKIRFLPWVFDDRYRHYFTSFKERGIIRWQAVSHEVKLEFGPYRTISEAKRDVYRLTCRPDQSPREFLSVLKNSYSLAYRNPNWESLDFKQAYYDALPTQIKLSMANELDFGNSLEKMVTSATLLFNISGSSNVSGRNNRKYPERRVDETKVKADLNLESQQKKIPPAKVPIQQGQRQQQNPNQNRPQHPKGSDRDSSGSGNQDYRPRFNRRYQGYQGYQGNQGSQRYRGYQGYREPQGY; encoded by the exons atgagtgctgCAGATAGTGATTCAGGACTCCAGATGGAACGGTTATTCCGGAAGATTACTGAATTCATATTCATACAGCTAaaatataatgaggaagtagatgaCTGGATAGCCAAAATGAGAAAATGTATCAGACAGGAAATTGATTGTATATTTAAGTCTCAAGGTACATTTGATCATTATCTATCATGTATGACCACAATAACTTCAGAATCCGATCTGAAGAAAAGGTTGTTAGGTTCCCTACCTCCTGTGTTATATGGGTTATTAGAAGTAAATATCCTTTCACAATCTagaaaaaaagagattgtacagtGGAGATCTCAATTGCAAGAAACGGAGGAAAACGTCCAATCGTTGACCTCTCAGTTACATGATATGGAATCAAGTATTCAGGTTATGagggctgatagagaccaattaatgattgatatttcagacagggaagcagcgatcaaaagtctggaaaAAGACGCTGAACGAAATCGTGAAGCGCATCAcagacttaaacaggattttgaagaactacaacagcagtacttcaaaatcAAACAGGCAGGTAGATTCGATAGAACATCCAGCCCTGGCCCGCCAATACTCACTCCATATGACCCaaaatggcaaggcatgttggatcgtatggagGCGGTATGTAAAACTATGAATACCATGATAgatgacagtacaagggtccctaaagatcgacatttggattcctctccagagagagatatgcaaatgagggcccctaggtatgacgattcccataaaggtcacgactcccttgctgatattgattcagatgaattggaggctgatgagagaaagcgagaatccagccctatcccaagaagggggaaaggtacgtatCGAGGGGATTCAAATAGGGGAAATGATCAGTACCCCCAAGAAAAACagagctcggccagcatcataaaattcttaaacaccgctgtgcctaagttcactaaaaagggttcagcgcaaatagcatcccacttagagttgtatgaatccactatggactctttaacctccttggcggtaacccc gttaaatctgtctgaagcagacaaaatcagatttctcccatgggtttttgatgatagataccgccactatttcacctcatttaaggagcggggtatcattagatggcaagcagtttcacacgaagtgaagcttgagtttgggccgtatcgcactatctcagaagcaaaacgagatgtgtatcgacttacttgtcgacccgatcagagcccccgagaattcctttccgtgctaaaaaactcttacagtttagcatatcggaatcctaactgggagtctcttgattttaaacaggcatattacgatgcattgcctacccaaataaagttaagcatggccaatgagttagacttcggaaactccctagagaaaatggttacctcagcgacACTGCTGTTCAACATCAGTGGGAGTTCCAACGTAAGTGGGAGGAACAACAGAAAGTACCCAGAACGCAGAGTAGATGAAACCAAAgtaaaagcggacctaaaccttgaatcccagcagaagaaaatacctcctgcaaaagtacctatccagcagggccaaagacagcaacaaaatCCAAATCAAAATAGGCCCCAACatcctaaagggtcagatagggatagCTCAGGCTCTGGAAACCAGGATTACCGTCCTCGGTtcaatcgcaggtatcaaggataccagggttaccaaggaaaccagggtagtcaaaggtatagaggttaccagggatatagagaaccccaggggtac